The genomic region CGCTCGTCATGGTCCTGCTTGCGAATGGAAATAACCTTGCGCAGGATCTTGGCGTCGAAGCCCATTGCCTTGGCCTCGCCGTAGACATCCTTGATGTCGTCCGCGATTGTCTTCTTTTCCTCTTCCAGCCGTTCGATCCGTTCGATGAAAGCACGAAGCTGATCGCGTGCGACGCCGTGAGCATCCGCCATGGTCTTCTCCTTTATGGGGAATGAATTTTCTGGGTGCTGTGACCTGCCGCGAACCGCCGCCGAGGTCAAGGGTGATTGCGCAACAGCGGCGCTATTTCCCCGGACACGATCCCGGAAAAAGCGGCGCGGCTTTCCGCCGCCGTCGCGTCTCCTGCGCAATTGGCA from Sinorhizobium garamanticum harbors:
- a CDS encoding DUF2312 domain-containing protein, which produces MADAHGVARDQLRAFIERIERLEEEKKTIADDIKDVYGEAKAMGFDAKILRKVISIRKQDHDERMEQEAILDTYLQALGMVPAAEDAA